One Lacunisphaera limnophila DNA window includes the following coding sequences:
- a CDS encoding rhamnogalacturonan acetylesterase → MIIPLVRFLPLLLSLTVASTAATDLPVNPAAENRPLDPALPTLFIAGDSTAAPGSEASLGWGVPFPDYFDPAKINVVNLARGGRSSRTFITEGLWDRLIAQVKAGDFVLIQFGHNDGSPVNEEATVPPERRRSRGSLPGLGEETVEIDNIVTGRHEVIRTFGWYLRKMIADVQAKGATPILLSLTVRHLWTDGRVERGSGQYRVWIRELARSAGIGFIDHTRLIADEYQRRGEAAVKELFPRDYVHTSAAGADLNAALVVAGLKGLRPVPFKEVYSSRGEAVEADRIGWLNLPEPADPKLPSLVLIGDSTVRNGGGDGANGEWGWGDFLGAHFDPAKVNLVNRAIGGLSSRTFRTQGHWERALTLVKPGDFVLMQFGHNDAAPLNDDQRARGTIKGTGEETEAIDNLLTKQPEVVHTYGWYLRQYIREARAAGATPVVCSPVPRKTWQDDRIVRSTTDGYAAWARQVAEQEGAAFVDLNDLVATRYEALGAEAVNTLFADAHTHTSRAGAELNAGLVAGALRALPGDPLAAWAK, encoded by the coding sequence ATGATAATTCCCCTCGTCCGATTCCTGCCGCTGCTGCTGTCCCTCACGGTTGCCTCGACCGCCGCCACCGACCTGCCCGTCAACCCCGCGGCGGAGAACCGTCCCCTTGATCCGGCGCTGCCCACGCTGTTCATTGCGGGCGATTCGACCGCCGCGCCGGGGAGCGAGGCGTCCTTGGGGTGGGGCGTGCCCTTTCCCGACTACTTTGATCCCGCGAAGATCAACGTGGTGAACCTGGCCCGCGGCGGACGCAGCAGCCGCACGTTCATCACGGAGGGCCTCTGGGACAGGCTGATCGCGCAGGTGAAGGCCGGGGATTTCGTGCTCATCCAGTTCGGCCACAACGATGGCAGCCCGGTCAACGAGGAGGCCACCGTGCCACCCGAGCGCCGGCGTTCGCGCGGCAGCCTGCCCGGGCTGGGCGAGGAGACGGTCGAGATCGACAACATCGTGACAGGCCGGCACGAGGTCATCCGCACCTTCGGTTGGTATCTTCGGAAGATGATCGCGGACGTGCAGGCGAAGGGCGCCACGCCGATCCTGCTCTCGCTGACAGTCCGCCACCTTTGGACAGACGGCAGGGTCGAGCGCGGTTCGGGCCAATACCGGGTGTGGATCCGCGAACTCGCCCGCAGCGCCGGGATTGGATTCATCGATCACACGCGCCTGATCGCCGACGAGTACCAACGCCGCGGCGAGGCGGCGGTGAAGGAGCTTTTTCCCCGCGATTACGTGCACACCAGCGCGGCCGGGGCCGATCTGAACGCGGCCCTGGTGGTCGCCGGGCTCAAAGGTTTGCGGCCCGTTCCGTTTAAAGAGGTGTATTCCTCTAGAGGGGAAGCCGTGGAAGCCGATCGCATCGGCTGGTTGAACCTGCCGGAGCCGGCGGACCCCAAGCTGCCTTCGCTCGTCCTCATCGGCGACTCGACCGTGCGCAACGGCGGGGGCGACGGGGCCAACGGGGAGTGGGGCTGGGGCGATTTCCTCGGCGCGCATTTTGATCCCGCCAAGGTCAATCTCGTGAACCGCGCCATCGGCGGGCTCAGCAGCCGCACCTTCCGCACGCAGGGACACTGGGAGCGGGCGCTCACGCTGGTCAAACCGGGTGACTTCGTCCTGATGCAGTTCGGCCACAATGATGCTGCGCCCTTGAACGACGACCAACGCGCCCGGGGCACGATCAAGGGCACGGGGGAGGAGACCGAGGCGATCGACAACCTGCTGACCAAGCAGCCCGAGGTCGTGCACACCTACGGCTGGTATCTGCGGCAGTACATCCGGGAGGCGCGGGCCGCGGGCGCCACGCCGGTCGTCTGCTCGCCCGTCCCGCGAAAGACCTGGCAGGACGATCGCATCGTTCGTTCGACGACCGACGGTTATGCGGCCTGGGCGCGGCAGGTGGCGGAGCAGGAGGGCGCCGCCTTCGTCGACTTGAATGACCTGGTTGCCACCCGCTACGAGGCGCTGGGCGCCGAGGCGGTGAATACGCTCTTCGCCGATGCCCATACCCACACCAGCCGCGCGGGGGCCGAGCTGAATGCCGGCTTGGTGGCGGGCGCGCTGCGGGCTTTGCCGGGGGATCCGCTGGCCGCGTGGGCGAAGTGA
- a CDS encoding LacI family DNA-binding transcriptional regulator: MSAPTLRTLAKTLGLSRTTISDALRGSPRVKADTVRRVREAAKEAGYEHNPLTGAVMSQLRRSRGQQFRGVLAALEIVDAKRPAHAVRYNEAVLKGIADRAGELGFKMERFELGPEGMRLNRLDTILHTRNIQGLVLLPASGLPDLSGLNWERYTAVYADLFINHPPLHCVCLDHYRSMVMLLRELHERGYRRPGLFMEIAIDERLQYRWEGAFLAHQKYLTGLVEVPALRTTNLSREDFIPWFRKHKPDVVIGHFPEAIEWMRSCGARLPKTHGFVCLNSLRTTEPCAALDFQPAQIGARAAELVIGQLLHNELGIPVQPSLTTIPARFLEGPTLRAAATGG; encoded by the coding sequence ATGTCCGCCCCGACGCTGCGCACCCTGGCCAAGACGCTTGGCCTATCCCGCACGACCATTTCCGACGCCCTCCGCGGTTCCCCGCGCGTGAAGGCCGACACGGTCCGGCGCGTCCGCGAGGCGGCGAAGGAGGCCGGCTACGAGCACAACCCGCTGACCGGCGCGGTCATGTCGCAACTACGACGCTCGCGGGGCCAGCAGTTCCGCGGCGTGCTGGCGGCGCTGGAGATCGTCGACGCCAAACGCCCGGCGCATGCCGTGCGGTACAACGAAGCGGTGCTGAAGGGCATCGCAGACCGCGCCGGCGAGCTCGGCTTCAAGATGGAGCGCTTCGAGCTCGGACCCGAGGGCATGCGGCTCAACCGCCTCGACACGATCCTGCACACCCGGAATATCCAAGGTCTGGTCCTGTTGCCCGCCTCCGGCCTGCCCGACCTCTCCGGCCTGAATTGGGAGCGTTACACGGCGGTCTATGCCGACCTCTTCATCAATCACCCGCCCCTGCACTGCGTGTGCCTGGACCATTACCGCTCGATGGTCATGCTGCTGCGCGAGCTGCACGAGCGCGGGTACCGCCGGCCCGGCCTGTTCATGGAGATCGCGATCGATGAGCGCCTGCAGTATCGCTGGGAAGGCGCCTTCCTCGCCCACCAGAAATACCTGACGGGCCTCGTCGAGGTACCCGCCCTGCGCACGACCAACCTCTCGCGGGAGGATTTCATTCCCTGGTTCCGCAAGCACAAGCCCGACGTCGTGATCGGCCACTTTCCGGAGGCCATCGAGTGGATGCGCAGCTGTGGTGCCCGGCTGCCGAAGACCCACGGCTTCGTTTGCCTGAACTCGCTGCGCACGACCGAGCCCTGCGCCGCCCTCGATTTCCAGCCCGCTCAGATCGGCGCGCGCGCCGCGGAACTGGTGATCGGCCAGCTGCTGCACAACGAGCTCGGCATCCCGGTGCAACCCTCGCTCACGACCATCCCCGCCCGCTTCCTCGAGGGCCCGACCCTGCGCGCGGCGGCGACGGGCGGGTAA
- the rhaM gene encoding L-rhamnose mutarotase — MIRQAFVMSVHPGHEQEYERRHRPIWPELEKVLKDHGVHNYSIFLHPGTRQLFAYAEIEDEARWQAIAATPECQRWWVHMGEVMPSNPDHSPVATPLREVFHID, encoded by the coding sequence ATGATCCGCCAAGCCTTTGTCATGTCGGTCCACCCCGGCCACGAGCAGGAATACGAGCGCCGGCACCGCCCTATCTGGCCCGAGCTGGAGAAGGTGCTCAAGGACCACGGCGTCCACAACTACTCGATCTTCCTGCACCCCGGCACCCGCCAGCTCTTCGCCTACGCCGAGATCGAGGACGAGGCCCGCTGGCAGGCCATCGCCGCCACGCCCGAATGCCAGCGCTGGTGGGTGCACATGGGCGAGGTGATGCCTTCCAACCCCGACCACAGTCCGGTCGCGACGCCGCTGCGCGAGGTATTTCATATCGATTGA
- a CDS encoding Tat pathway signal sequence domain protein has translation MSSLTRREFVRKTTLVAAAAQLATSLRATSTGSAPAPAAPVRAPDTLHWLEGTPAALPGATWGRPWPRGQHPRDTTFQLQTTDGAAVPLQSWPLAFWPDGSLKWTAHAIPADAPASAEYRITAGSPAAPARPVKVTESAEAVEIDTGVIRAVIGRRGGDLIRTITRDGKEIARAGRLVCQLQNRRDPAAIRVESFTGEIAAVTVEQAGPVRAVVKIEGKHRQTGGPSTGSTSSPQAGSGQSGPRPDWLPFVVRLYFHAGGEMVRVMHTILFDGNAEQDFISGLGVSFTVPLRGELYDRHVRFSGPDRGVFGEAVRGLTGLRRDPGKAVKEAQVAGRATPPLAEWDQRVVERLQYVPAYADWTLLQANADGFQLRKRTHAGHTWLDAAQGQRAGGLGYIGTPAGGVAFGLRNFWQSHPAQFDIRGATGDAATVTAWLWAPDAAPMDLRPYHDGLGMDTFDKQYNGGLEITYEDYEPGFNSPEGVARTSELHLWCLAATLARETLAALQRTLEAPPMLANSPAWLHQCEVFGAIWNPSDRSVPARAAVEDRLAAYFDFYVGQREQRRWYGYWNYGDVMHTYDADRHEWRYDIGGFAWDNSELSTDLWLWLYYLQTGRADVFRFAEDMTRHTGEVDVHHLGRFAPLGSRHNVQHWGCSAKQLRISTATNRRYYFYLTGDERVGDLMREQVEAGRALLKFPPGRKLAFANEQGDQSRGTPTSPDSVGASMGTDWGSLAGAWLTEWERTGDPKMRDRLIASMRTLGAQPKGLFSTGLILNVETGAFEITKSDKVSVSHLNAVFGLVEVCAELIALLDVPAFKTAWLDYCELYNASAEEQTKRLGSALRANGLRQGHARLTAYAAKLKGDPALAQRAWAEFARDWRGRESATGRFPVTRVEGPAVLRPVDEAVFVSTNDAAQWGLAAIQCLALIGEHQPAG, from the coding sequence ATGTCCTCCCTGACCCGTCGCGAGTTTGTCCGTAAAACCACCCTTGTGGCGGCGGCCGCCCAGCTGGCGACCAGCCTGCGGGCCACGTCGACCGGGTCCGCTCCCGCACCGGCCGCTCCGGTCCGTGCTCCTGATACCCTGCACTGGCTGGAAGGAACGCCCGCGGCCCTGCCCGGAGCGACCTGGGGCCGGCCCTGGCCGCGGGGGCAGCATCCGCGGGATACCACCTTTCAATTGCAGACGACCGACGGGGCCGCGGTGCCGCTGCAGAGCTGGCCGCTGGCCTTCTGGCCGGATGGCTCCCTCAAGTGGACGGCCCACGCCATTCCCGCCGATGCCCCAGCCAGCGCGGAATACCGGATAACCGCCGGTTCACCGGCGGCGCCGGCGCGTCCGGTAAAGGTCACCGAGAGCGCGGAGGCCGTGGAAATCGACACCGGCGTGATCCGCGCCGTCATCGGCCGCCGCGGCGGCGACCTGATCCGCACCATCACCCGCGACGGGAAAGAAATCGCCCGGGCCGGCCGGCTGGTGTGTCAGCTCCAGAACCGTCGCGACCCCGCCGCGATCCGGGTGGAATCGTTCACCGGGGAGATCGCCGCGGTCACGGTCGAGCAGGCCGGACCGGTGCGGGCTGTGGTGAAGATCGAGGGCAAACATCGGCAAACAGGAGGCCCTTCGACGGGTTCGACAAGCTCACCGCAGGCGGGCTCAGGGCAATCGGGCCCACGGCCCGATTGGCTCCCGTTTGTCGTCCGGCTTTATTTCCACGCCGGCGGGGAGATGGTGCGCGTGATGCACACCATCCTCTTCGACGGCAACGCGGAGCAGGATTTCATTTCCGGCCTGGGCGTGAGTTTCACCGTGCCGTTGCGCGGTGAGCTGTACGATCGGCACGTGCGCTTCAGCGGACCGGACCGCGGCGTGTTTGGCGAGGCCGTGCGCGGGCTCACCGGCCTGCGCCGTGATCCGGGCAAAGCGGTCAAGGAAGCCCAGGTCGCCGGCCGCGCCACGCCGCCGCTGGCGGAGTGGGACCAGCGCGTCGTGGAACGCCTGCAATACGTCCCGGCCTACGCCGACTGGACCCTCCTACAGGCCAATGCCGATGGTTTCCAGCTCCGCAAACGCACCCACGCGGGCCACACCTGGCTCGATGCCGCGCAGGGCCAGCGCGCGGGTGGGCTCGGCTACATCGGTACGCCAGCGGGTGGCGTCGCCTTCGGCCTGCGCAATTTCTGGCAGAGCCACCCCGCGCAGTTCGACATCCGTGGCGCCACCGGCGATGCGGCGACCGTGACCGCCTGGCTGTGGGCGCCCGACGCCGCCCCGATGGACCTGCGCCCGTATCACGACGGGCTCGGCATGGACACCTTCGACAAGCAATATAACGGCGGCCTCGAGATCACCTACGAGGATTACGAACCCGGTTTCAACTCGCCCGAGGGGGTCGCCCGCACGAGCGAGCTGCACCTGTGGTGCCTCGCCGCCACGCTCGCCCGCGAGACCCTCGCTGCGCTGCAGCGCACACTCGAGGCCCCGCCGATGCTCGCGAACTCGCCCGCTTGGCTGCACCAGTGCGAGGTGTTTGGGGCGATCTGGAATCCGTCGGACCGCTCGGTTCCGGCCCGGGCCGCGGTCGAGGATCGGCTGGCCGCGTATTTCGACTTCTACGTCGGCCAGCGGGAGCAGCGCCGCTGGTACGGCTACTGGAACTACGGCGATGTGATGCACACCTACGATGCCGACCGGCATGAGTGGCGCTATGACATCGGCGGCTTCGCGTGGGACAACTCCGAGCTTTCGACCGATCTGTGGCTCTGGCTTTACTACCTGCAGACCGGCCGGGCTGACGTCTTCCGTTTCGCGGAGGACATGACCCGCCACACCGGGGAAGTGGATGTGCACCACCTCGGGCGCTTCGCCCCGCTCGGTTCGCGACACAACGTGCAGCACTGGGGTTGTAGCGCCAAGCAGCTGCGCATCAGCACCGCCACTAACCGCCGCTATTATTTCTACCTCACTGGCGACGAGCGGGTGGGCGACCTCATGCGCGAGCAGGTGGAGGCCGGCCGCGCGCTCCTGAAGTTCCCGCCAGGCCGCAAGCTGGCCTTTGCCAACGAGCAGGGCGACCAGTCCCGGGGCACGCCGACCAGCCCTGACAGCGTGGGCGCCAGTATGGGCACCGACTGGGGCTCGCTCGCGGGCGCGTGGCTCACCGAGTGGGAGCGCACCGGCGACCCGAAGATGCGCGACCGTCTCATCGCGAGCATGCGGACCCTCGGGGCGCAGCCGAAGGGACTCTTCAGCACCGGCCTCATCCTCAATGTCGAGACGGGCGCCTTTGAGATCACGAAGAGCGACAAGGTCTCCGTGTCGCACCTCAACGCCGTCTTCGGCCTCGTCGAGGTCTGCGCCGAGCTAATCGCGCTGCTCGACGTGCCCGCGTTCAAAACGGCCTGGCTCGACTACTGTGAGCTCTACAACGCGTCCGCCGAGGAGCAGACGAAGCGCCTGGGCTCGGCCCTGCGCGCCAACGGCCTGCGGCAGGGACACGCGCGGCTCACCGCCTACGCCGCCAAGCTCAAGGGCGACCCGGCGCTGGCGCAGCGGGCCTGGGCGGAATTTGCGCGGGATTGGCGCGGCCGCGAGAGCGCGACCGGCCGATTCCCGGTGACGCGCGTCGAGGGCCCGGCCGTGCTCCGTCCGGTGGACGAGGCGGTCTTCGTCTCGACCAACGACGCGGCGCAATGGGGCCTCGCCGCCATCCAGTGCCTGGCCCTTATCGGTGAACACCAGCCGGCGGGGTGA
- a CDS encoding glycoside hydrolase family 88/105 protein: MTPSRFLRSALAGLLLAAGTAGAVPTASVPEFSDWPAGTAPAEVGRRVAENFAARSFQWQTDPKRRYVIYPEICAWYGALTVAGLSGDTALRDRLYAKYDVLLTPEGAARVSPDAHVDYRIFGVVPLEFQVQGRGDAWRAIGLTYADAQWGNPVIADGVSPEARWWIDDMYMLPILQVQAYRASRQAKYLDRAALTMAAYLDKLQQPNGLFLHAPDSPFYWGRGNGWVAAGMAELLRDLPADHPHHARILAGYRAMMAALLPVQGTDGLWKQLVDKPESWGETSATGMFTFALVTGVKSGWLNAKDYAPAARRAWLALVAHLDDDANLAEVCVGTDKARKTTKSDDLKVQYDFYQARPRRSGDLHGQAPVLWTASALLR; the protein is encoded by the coding sequence ATGACCCCCTCCCGCTTCCTCCGGTCCGCCCTCGCCGGACTTCTCTTGGCCGCCGGTACCGCCGGGGCCGTGCCGACCGCGTCGGTGCCGGAATTCTCCGACTGGCCCGCGGGCACCGCGCCAGCCGAGGTGGGCCGGCGGGTGGCGGAGAACTTTGCCGCCCGCTCCTTCCAGTGGCAGACCGATCCCAAGCGCCGCTATGTGATCTACCCGGAGATCTGCGCCTGGTATGGCGCTCTCACCGTGGCCGGGCTCAGCGGTGACACGGCCCTGCGCGACCGGCTTTACGCCAAGTACGACGTCCTGCTCACGCCCGAGGGCGCGGCGCGCGTCTCACCTGATGCGCACGTGGATTACCGGATCTTCGGCGTCGTGCCGTTGGAGTTCCAGGTGCAGGGCCGCGGCGACGCTTGGCGCGCCATCGGACTGACCTACGCCGACGCGCAATGGGGCAACCCCGTGATCGCGGATGGCGTTTCGCCGGAGGCCCGCTGGTGGATCGACGACATGTACATGCTGCCCATCCTGCAGGTGCAGGCGTACCGCGCCTCGCGGCAGGCCAAGTACCTCGATCGCGCCGCGCTGACGATGGCCGCCTACCTGGATAAACTGCAGCAGCCGAACGGCCTTTTTCTCCATGCACCGGATTCGCCGTTCTATTGGGGCCGGGGCAACGGCTGGGTGGCCGCCGGCATGGCGGAACTGCTGCGCGACCTGCCCGCCGATCATCCGCACCACGCCCGCATCCTCGCCGGCTACCGCGCGATGATGGCCGCGTTGCTGCCGGTGCAGGGGACCGACGGCCTGTGGAAGCAACTCGTGGACAAGCCCGAGAGTTGGGGCGAGACCTCCGCCACGGGGATGTTCACCTTCGCGCTCGTGACCGGCGTGAAATCCGGCTGGCTCAACGCGAAGGACTATGCCCCGGCCGCGCGCCGCGCCTGGCTCGCCCTCGTGGCGCACCTCGATGACGACGCCAACCTTGCGGAAGTGTGCGTGGGCACCGACAAGGCCCGGAAGACGACCAAGAGCGACGACCTCAAGGTCCAGTATGACTTCTACCAGGCCCGTCCCCGTCGGAGCGGGGATCTCCACGGTCAGGCGCCGGTGCTTTGGACGGCGAGCGCGTTGCTGCGGTGA
- a CDS encoding alpha/beta hydrolase → MKTSPARLTFTLLLLASAAAMPAQDQPAAETPPARPRGGFGGPIVLGPDDVRAYPDAPLGFNVRRPGVPAGRLEPFHYDSAVTGTRRLANVYLPPGYSADRKYPVLYLLHGIGGDETEWIRFAQPDALLDNLIAEGQAEPMIIVIPNGRALPDDRAIGNSFAPERAIGFAMFERDLLDHLIPAIEAHYATYTDREHRALAGLSMGGGQTFNFGLGHLDTFAWIGAFSAAPNTRPPAELLPDPAAARAQLKLLYISCGNKDSLISISQGVHTYLKEHNVPHIWNVDDFGHDPAHWGSNLYHFAQRLFR, encoded by the coding sequence ATGAAAACCTCCCCCGCCCGCCTCACCTTCACCCTGCTGTTGCTTGCCAGCGCCGCGGCGATGCCCGCGCAGGACCAACCCGCGGCGGAAACTCCTCCCGCGCGTCCCCGCGGCGGTTTCGGCGGGCCCATCGTGCTCGGGCCCGATGACGTGCGCGCCTATCCTGACGCGCCCCTCGGCTTCAACGTGCGCCGCCCCGGAGTCCCCGCCGGCCGCCTCGAGCCCTTCCACTATGATTCCGCCGTCACCGGCACGCGCCGCCTGGCCAACGTCTACCTCCCGCCCGGCTACTCGGCCGACCGGAAATACCCCGTGCTCTACCTCCTCCACGGCATCGGCGGCGACGAGACCGAGTGGATCCGCTTTGCCCAGCCGGACGCCCTGCTCGACAACCTGATCGCTGAAGGCCAAGCCGAGCCGATGATCATCGTGATCCCCAACGGCCGCGCCCTGCCCGACGACCGCGCCATCGGCAATTCCTTCGCCCCCGAGCGGGCCATCGGCTTCGCGATGTTCGAGCGCGATCTCCTCGACCACCTCATCCCCGCCATCGAGGCCCACTATGCGACGTACACCGACCGCGAGCACCGCGCCCTCGCCGGCCTCTCGATGGGCGGCGGCCAAACCTTCAACTTCGGCCTCGGCCACCTCGACACCTTCGCCTGGATCGGCGCCTTCTCCGCCGCCCCCAACACCCGGCCCCCGGCGGAACTGCTGCCCGATCCCGCCGCCGCCCGCGCGCAGCTGAAACTCCTCTACATCTCCTGCGGCAACAAGGACAGCCTCATCAGCATCTCCCAAGGCGTCCACACCTACCTGAAGGAGCACAACGTCCCGCATATCTGGAACGTTGATGACTTCGGCCACGATCCCGCCCACTGGGGCAGCAACCTGTACCACTTCGCCCAGCGGCTCTTCCGCTGA
- a CDS encoding alpha-L-arabinofuranosidase C-terminal domain-containing protein, producing the protein MKRITPACLLSALLLFTGTAAEPHRLTVALDAPAKPISPDLFGIFFEDLNYAADGGLYAELLQNRSFEYSPTEQAKWGPLSFWDLVKTGAGEGHLGLGNSRPVHANNPHYLLLNVTQAGDGVGVANLGFDQIPLVAGQAYEVSFFAYQAYMGIMWGPGDQTKPMPVTVRLEGADGRVLAEAKFEISGRTWTKHTATLTPAHSEPAARFVLLAHAAGGVALDMVSLFPHDTFQGRANGLRRDLAQTIADLRPRFVRFPGGCLVHGTGIHAYYDWKDTVGPLEQRRAARNSWGYHQTMGIGYYEYFQFCADIGAAPLPVVTAGVCCQHAGHSPGRGQEGLPLAEMPAYIQDILDLIEWANGPADSKWGAVRAAAGHPAPFGLKYLGVGNEDAITPEFKERFTLINDVLKAKHPEITVIGTSGPFASGEDFDKGWAFARELNLALVDEHYYVPPQWMWDNLARYDTYDRAGPKVYVGEYAAHEKDRRNTLRTALAEAAHLTSLERNGDQVVFSSFAPLLARRQHTQWTPDLIYFTGTEVFPSLNYTVQKLFGHNAGDAALPTTLAPAPAGTKLAASTVRDSRSGDIILKLVNGEPTAQTVAVNLAGAGPLPATAQRTVFGGADADVANTDGQPPAVVPVTTTVPLAAAFTYEAPANSLTLLRFPGR; encoded by the coding sequence ATGAAGCGCATTACCCCTGCCTGTCTGCTGTCCGCGCTGTTGCTTTTCACTGGCACCGCCGCCGAGCCCCACCGCCTCACCGTCGCGCTGGACGCCCCGGCGAAGCCGATCAGCCCCGACCTCTTCGGCATCTTCTTCGAGGATCTGAACTATGCCGCCGACGGCGGGCTCTACGCCGAGCTACTGCAAAACCGCTCCTTCGAATACAGCCCCACCGAGCAGGCCAAGTGGGGCCCGCTCTCCTTCTGGGACCTCGTGAAGACCGGCGCCGGTGAGGGCCACCTCGGGCTCGGCAACTCCCGCCCCGTCCACGCCAACAATCCCCATTACCTGCTCCTCAATGTCACCCAGGCCGGCGATGGCGTCGGCGTCGCCAACCTCGGCTTCGACCAGATCCCGCTCGTGGCCGGCCAGGCCTACGAGGTCTCCTTCTTCGCCTACCAGGCCTACATGGGCATCATGTGGGGCCCCGGCGACCAGACGAAGCCCATGCCGGTGACCGTCCGCCTCGAAGGGGCGGACGGCCGCGTGCTGGCCGAGGCCAAATTTGAAATCTCCGGCCGCACGTGGACCAAACACACGGCGACGCTCACGCCCGCACACTCCGAGCCGGCGGCGCGGTTCGTCCTGCTCGCGCACGCGGCGGGCGGTGTCGCGCTGGATATGGTTTCGCTCTTCCCGCACGACACCTTCCAAGGCCGCGCCAACGGCCTGCGCCGCGACCTCGCACAGACGATCGCGGACCTCCGGCCGCGCTTCGTACGTTTCCCCGGCGGCTGCCTCGTGCACGGCACCGGCATCCACGCCTACTATGACTGGAAGGACACCGTGGGCCCGCTCGAGCAACGCCGGGCCGCGCGCAATTCCTGGGGCTACCACCAGACGATGGGGATCGGGTATTATGAATATTTCCAATTCTGTGCGGACATCGGGGCCGCGCCCCTGCCCGTCGTCACTGCCGGCGTGTGCTGCCAGCACGCGGGCCATTCGCCCGGCCGCGGCCAGGAAGGCCTGCCGCTGGCGGAGATGCCCGCCTACATCCAGGACATCCTCGACCTCATCGAGTGGGCCAACGGCCCCGCTGACTCGAAATGGGGCGCCGTCCGCGCCGCCGCCGGCCACCCCGCGCCCTTCGGCCTGAAATACCTCGGCGTCGGCAACGAGGACGCCATCACCCCGGAATTCAAGGAGCGCTTCACCCTTATCAACGACGTGCTCAAGGCAAAGCACCCCGAGATCACCGTCATCGGCACCTCCGGCCCCTTCGCCAGCGGCGAGGACTTCGACAAGGGCTGGGCCTTCGCCCGCGAGCTGAACCTCGCGCTGGTGGACGAGCACTACTACGTCCCGCCGCAATGGATGTGGGACAACCTCGCCCGCTACGACACCTACGACCGCGCCGGCCCCAAGGTCTACGTCGGCGAATACGCCGCCCACGAAAAGGACCGCCGCAACACCCTGCGCACCGCCCTCGCCGAGGCCGCCCACCTCACCTCACTCGAACGCAACGGCGACCAGGTCGTCTTCTCCTCCTTCGCCCCCCTGCTCGCCCGCCGCCAGCACACCCAGTGGACGCCCGACCTGATCTACTTCACCGGCACCGAGGTCTTCCCCAGCCTCAACTACACCGTGCAAAAGCTGTTCGGTCACAACGCCGGCGACGCCGCGCTTCCGACCACGCTCGCGCCCGCGCCCGCCGGCACCAAGCTCGCGGCCTCCACCGTGCGCGATAGCCGCAGCGGCGACATCATCCTCAAGCTCGTCAACGGTGAGCCCACCGCCCAGACCGTGGCCGTGAACCTGGCCGGCGCCGGGCCCCTACCCGCCACCGCGCAGCGCACCGTCTTCGGCGGCGCGGACGCCGACGTGGCCAACACCGACGGCCAGCCGCCCGCGGTGGTGCCGGTCACCACGACCGTGCCACTTGCCGCCGCCTTTACCTATGAGGCCCCGGCGAACTCCCTCACCCTCCTCCGCTTCCCGGGCCGCTGA
- a CDS encoding glycoside hydrolase family 43 protein codes for MPATLPRLIRLVTLAAALAGVSGAAATTRAEVRIRDPFVLPEPATQTYYIYGTTTAGIFDGGIKRKAVMVFQSKDLEHWSDPVPVWEVPADHWGRETVWAPEVHAYRGKYYLFVTITSKDTLPTPAGRPQNVKRGTEILVADSPLGPFQPLGTGPQTPPDWMALDGSLWVEDGVPYMVFCHEWAQITDGSFDIVQLSDDLALAVGDPKLLFSASEGPWVRCRGDIGELYQGKRYHAYVSDGNWLHRTKDGTLLMLWSSYGPTKYAVGIARSSSGSVFGPWEQLPEPLWSDDGGHPTVFKTFDDRLVMVIHQPNRKVERARFFELEDLGHTLRLKGELGAR; via the coding sequence ATGCCCGCGACCCTGCCCCGCCTCATCCGCCTCGTCACCCTCGCGGCCGCGCTCGCGGGCGTCTCCGGCGCCGCCGCGACCACCCGGGCGGAGGTCCGCATCCGCGACCCCTTCGTGCTGCCCGAACCGGCCACGCAGACCTATTACATCTACGGCACGACGACCGCGGGCATCTTCGACGGCGGCATCAAGCGCAAGGCCGTGATGGTTTTCCAGTCCAAGGATCTCGAACACTGGTCCGACCCGGTGCCGGTGTGGGAGGTGCCCGCCGACCACTGGGGCCGCGAGACGGTGTGGGCGCCGGAGGTGCATGCCTACCGCGGCAAGTACTACCTGTTCGTGACCATCACGTCGAAGGACACCCTGCCGACGCCTGCCGGCCGGCCGCAAAATGTGAAACGCGGCACCGAGATCCTCGTCGCCGACTCGCCGCTCGGACCGTTTCAGCCGCTCGGGACCGGACCGCAGACGCCCCCCGACTGGATGGCCCTCGACGGCAGCCTGTGGGTCGAAGACGGCGTGCCTTACATGGTGTTCTGTCACGAGTGGGCCCAGATCACCGACGGCAGCTTTGATATTGTGCAACTCAGCGACGACCTGGCCCTGGCGGTGGGTGATCCGAAGCTGCTTTTCTCCGCGTCCGAGGGCCCGTGGGTGCGTTGCCGCGGCGACATCGGCGAACTCTACCAGGGCAAACGTTACCACGCCTACGTGAGCGACGGCAACTGGTTGCACCGCACCAAGGACGGCACCCTGCTGATGCTCTGGTCGAGCTACGGCCCGACCAAATACGCGGTGGGCATCGCCCGGTCGTCAAGCGGCAGCGTCTTCGGCCCGTGGGAACAGCTGCCCGAGCCTCTCTGGTCCGACGACGGCGGCCACCCGACGGTGTTCAAGACGTTCGATGACCGCCTGGTGATGGTTATCCACCAGCCCAACCGGAAAGTGGAGCGCGCCCGCTTCTTCGAGCTCGAGGACCTCGGCCACACTCTCCGCCTCAAGGGCGAGCTGGGCGCACGCTGA